The Antricoccus suffuscus genomic sequence AGCACCAAGGTTGCAGTCGTCGCGCCTCTCGCGAGAGCGCTTGCCAACTGTGACCGTAGCCTCGACGATGCGCGCTCGGTCTGTTCGGTTCGTCGGTGCGACGCGGCGTGTGAGAAGGGCAGCGCGTCGAGGTCGAGAGGTCGCCGCAAACGGCGCACGCTTTAAGCAATGAGTCTCCGGTAGGTAGCGCCTACCCGTCGACTACGGCGCCGCCTCTGCGGTAGGGCTCGGCGCTTACGCCTGCGATGTGGGGAGGCTGGGCGATCATGGTCACGCGGCGAGGGTCGAGCGTGCGGAAGCCGCGACCTCCAGGACGTACGACGATGGTGCTGTAGTTAGTGGCTAGGAGAGCGGTACGCCCGGGTATGTCGGACTCCCCCCATGCCTCGGCCACCGTCCGCCCGGTGGGGGTCAGGGTGACTACCGCCTCTTGGGGTACGGCGGTGGCCTCCGTGCGTACCGCCTGGGCGGCCTGGAGAGCGGCGAATGCCTCGGGCGTCGCGTCGGCCGCGAGGTCAGATAGCGCGGCCGCGACGGCCACCTCTGCGGCGGCGATGTTGGCAGCGCCAGCGACCGAGGCGTGCCGGACGTACTCGGGCGAGTCGCCCCACGCGGTCAGGAACTCCGCCTCGACGTACTCGTCGATGAATCGCGCCGTTACCGAGACGCTACGAGGACAGGTGCCGGGTTGCCCTTGGTTGATCTGGCAGCGGTAGGTGGCGTGTCCATCGCTGCGCACGGCTACCTGTAGCGGCGTGTCGCATGAGGCGCACCGGAGGATGCCGGACAAGATACGGGTCGGCGTACGGGTCCACTGGGCGCGGGTGCCGGACTTCGGCGCGATGGCCGCCGTGACCGCCGCGCTCTCGTCGGGCGTTAGGATCGCGGGAATAGTCACCGGGTCGCCATGAGCGTCGACTACGGGCGACGTACGGCCATCCACCGTATGCACTACACGGCCAGCCACCGCGTTGCCAGTGAGGACCTGTCGGAGTGCGACGCGCGACCACCGAGCCGCCTTACGGGGGGCATGCCCATCGGGGCCGTTCGCCCAGCGGAGAACCGAGACCATCGGCTCACCAGTAAGCACACGCTGCGCCGCCTCACGGACGAACGCGGCCTCCGACGGAGCCTGAGCTAGAACCTTGCCGGGGCCGTTTGGGTTGGGGATCGTGCGGAAGCCGAACGGTGGGACTCCGCCCGAGTGGCGACCGGAGGATGCAAGACGGCGATAGGCGGCGCGCGTGCGCTCACGCATCCGCTCTCGCTCTGCCCTTGCCACCTCTGCGGCGATCACGAACGAGAAGCGGAACGACGTATCGTCGCCGGACGAGTCCATTCCGCGCGTATCGACCAGGCGGACCGGGGCGCCGACGACACGGCCAGTGCGTACGTCCTTGGACTCTAGGAC encodes the following:
- a CDS encoding recombinase family protein, whose protein sequence is MRSPKRLPPAAPSATASIYVRLSREAREENLSKGGMEADCRATAERLGLAVVAVHIDDGISGAVRDRSEFVAWLDDARSLRADTLVTWAVDRLTREGVNVAAMILDVLESKDVRTGRVVGAPVRLVDTRGMDSSGDDTSFRFSFVIAAEVARAERERMRERTRAAYRRLASSGRHSGGVPPFGFRTIPNPNGPGKVLAQAPSEAAFVREAAQRVLTGEPMVSVLRWANGPDGHAPRKAARWSRVALRQVLTGNAVAGRVVHTVDGRTSPVVDAHGDPVTIPAILTPDESAAVTAAIAPKSGTRAQWTRTPTRILSGILRCASCDTPLQVAVRSDGHATYRCQINQGQPGTCPRSVSVTARFIDEYVEAEFLTAWGDSPEYVRHASVAGAANIAAAEVAVAAALSDLAADATPEAFAALQAAQAVRTEATAVPQEAVVTLTPTGRTVAEAWGESDIPGRTALLATNYSTIVVRPGGRGFRTLDPRRVTMIAQPPHIAGVSAEPYRRGGAVVDG